In Pseudomonas saudiphocaensis, one DNA window encodes the following:
- a CDS encoding DUF1810 domain-containing protein: protein MPNNHDLQRFVEAQHSHYEDALAELRAGYKQSHWMWFVFPQIAGLGRSAMAERYAIADLDEAVAYLQHPVLGRRLEECAQALLQHSGRTARQILGSPDDLKLRSSMTLFAAAAPENALFQQILDVFYDGKADQETLKRLPG from the coding sequence ATGCCCAACAACCATGATCTGCAGCGCTTCGTCGAAGCCCAGCATTCACACTATGAAGATGCGCTGGCGGAGCTGCGCGCCGGATACAAGCAGAGTCACTGGATGTGGTTCGTCTTTCCGCAGATTGCGGGGCTTGGTCGTAGCGCAATGGCGGAGCGGTATGCCATTGCGGATCTCGATGAGGCGGTCGCCTATTTGCAACATCCCGTTTTGGGGCGGCGGCTGGAGGAATGTGCCCAGGCACTGCTGCAACACTCTGGCCGCACGGCACGGCAGATACTCGGCTCGCCTGACGACCTCAAGCTGCGTTCGAGCATGACGCTGTTCGCCGCCGCTGCCCCTGAAAACGCGCTGTTCCAGCAGATATTGGATGTTTTTTATGACGGCAAGGCGGACCAGGAAACTTTGAAAAGGCTGCCGGGCTGA
- the glpK gene encoding glycerol kinase GlpK — MNSKPFIVALDQGTTSSRALVLDRDANVVSTAQREFTQIYPQPGWVEHDPMEIWATQSAVFVEALAQAGISNDQVAAIGLTNQRETTIVWDKASGRPIHNAIVWQSRQSTAICEQLERDGMLDHIRKATGLVIDPYFSGTKLKWILDHVEGSRERARRGELLFGTVDSWLVWKMTQGKAHVTDYTNASRTLLYDIHKLEWDPVMLEALDIPRAMLPQVRSSSEIYGHAHLGSGQSTGIPIAGIAGDQQAALFGQMCVEPGQAKNTYGTGCFLLMNTGTRAVQSEHGLLTTLACGPRGEVSYALEGAIFNGGSTVQWLRDELKVINDSLDSEYFATKVPDSNGVYLVPAFTGLGAPYWDPRARGALFGLTRGVKMDHIIRAALESIAYQTRDVLDAMQQDAGEPLRSLRVDGGAVANNFLMQFQADLLGTPVERPEMKETTALGAAYLAGLATGFWSDLDELRSKARVERLFEPALDEARREALYGGWKKAVSRTRGWEDG, encoded by the coding sequence ATGAACAGCAAACCCTTTATCGTCGCCCTGGATCAGGGCACCACCAGTTCCCGCGCCCTTGTGCTGGATCGCGACGCCAATGTGGTCAGCACCGCCCAGCGTGAATTCACTCAGATCTATCCGCAGCCGGGCTGGGTCGAGCACGATCCCATGGAAATCTGGGCGACCCAGAGCGCGGTGTTTGTCGAGGCGTTGGCTCAGGCTGGCATCAGCAATGATCAGGTGGCCGCCATCGGCCTGACCAACCAGCGCGAAACCACCATCGTCTGGGATAAGGCCAGCGGTCGGCCGATCCATAACGCCATCGTCTGGCAGAGCCGTCAGAGCACGGCGATCTGCGAGCAGCTCGAGCGCGACGGTATGCTCGACCATATCCGCAAGGCAACGGGACTGGTTATCGACCCTTATTTCTCCGGGACCAAGCTCAAGTGGATTCTCGATCACGTCGAGGGCAGCCGTGAACGCGCGCGGCGCGGTGAGCTGCTGTTCGGCACCGTCGATAGTTGGTTGGTGTGGAAGATGACCCAGGGCAAGGCCCACGTCACCGATTACACCAACGCCTCGCGCACCCTGCTCTACGACATCCATAAGCTGGAGTGGGACCCGGTGATGCTGGAGGCACTGGATATACCGCGCGCGATGCTGCCCCAGGTGCGCTCGTCCTCTGAGATCTACGGGCATGCACACCTTGGCTCCGGCCAGAGCACGGGCATTCCCATCGCCGGGATCGCTGGCGATCAGCAGGCCGCGCTGTTCGGGCAGATGTGTGTCGAGCCTGGCCAGGCGAAGAACACCTATGGCACCGGCTGCTTTCTGCTGATGAACACCGGCACCCGCGCCGTGCAATCCGAACATGGGCTGCTCACCACCCTCGCCTGCGGTCCGCGTGGCGAGGTCAGCTATGCGCTGGAGGGCGCGATCTTCAATGGCGGCTCCACAGTGCAATGGCTGCGCGACGAGTTGAAGGTGATCAACGATTCGCTGGATTCCGAATACTTTGCCACCAAGGTTCCGGACAGTAACGGCGTCTACCTGGTGCCGGCGTTCACCGGGCTTGGCGCGCCCTATTGGGACCCGCGTGCCCGAGGTGCGCTGTTCGGTCTGACGCGCGGGGTGAAGATGGACCACATCATTCGGGCTGCGCTGGAGTCCATCGCCTACCAGACCCGTGATGTGCTGGATGCCATGCAGCAGGATGCCGGCGAGCCGCTGCGCTCCTTGCGGGTCGATGGCGGTGCGGTGGCCAACAATTTCCTGATGCAGTTCCAGGCCGACCTGCTTGGCACGCCGGTCGAGCGCCCAGAAATGAAAGAAACCACCGCCCTTGGCGCCGCCTATCTGGCGGGGCTGGCAACGGGCTTCTGGTCCGATCTGGATGAGCTGCGCAGCAAGGCCAGGGTCGAACGCCTATTCGAGCCAGCCCTGGACGAGGCTCGGCGTGAAGCGCTGTACGGCGGCTGGAAAAAGGCCGTCAGCCGCACCCGTGGCTGGGAGGATGGCTGA
- a CDS encoding DUF2789 domain-containing protein, which yields MELPNKDIGMLFEQLGLPADPASIDEFISRHRPLPNHMKVSEAPFWNEAQGSFLKEQLMDDAEWAPVVDELNARLHEQELDDPQP from the coding sequence ATGGAACTGCCCAACAAAGACATTGGCATGCTGTTCGAGCAGCTCGGCCTGCCTGCCGATCCGGCCAGTATCGACGAGTTCATTTCCAGGCATCGTCCGCTGCCCAACCATATGAAGGTTTCCGAAGCGCCGTTCTGGAACGAAGCCCAGGGTTCGTTCCTGAAAGAGCAGCTGATGGATGATGCCGAATGGGCGCCAGTGGTCGATGAGCTCAACGCACGCCTTCACGAGCAGGAGCTTGATGACCCGCAACCCTGA
- a CDS encoding peptidylprolyl isomerase, with amino-acid sequence MARATARHILVPTEAKCNELKAAIEGGADFAQVAKDNSTCPSGRQGGDLGSFGPGQMVKEFDTVVFSAPLNVVQGPVKTQFGYHLLEVTSRQD; translated from the coding sequence ATGGCCCGAGCCACTGCCCGCCACATCCTGGTGCCCACCGAAGCCAAGTGCAACGAACTGAAAGCTGCCATTGAAGGCGGTGCCGACTTTGCTCAGGTTGCCAAGGACAACTCCACCTGCCCGTCCGGTCGTCAGGGCGGCGACCTGGGTTCGTTTGGCCCCGGCCAGATGGTCAAGGAGTTCGATACCGTGGTCTTCAGCGCGCCACTCAACGTCGTGCAAGGTCCGGTCAAGACCCAGTTCGGCTATCACCTGCTGGAAGTGACCAGCCGCCAGGACTGA
- a CDS encoding inositol monophosphatase family protein: protein MNSAPSSLDIEARYSCARTLALEAAQLGMSHYRQRNTLLVEHKGNDLQDVVSIADRQIEDFIRARLAERFPEDGFLGEESGSSDLAARCVWVIDPIDGTACFVNGLHNWCVSIGLLIDGEPHLGAIADPNHNELFHGCLGQGAFVNDTPLKVSAATNVAQGLTGTGTFHPRGKEHFIPFLEKLLAEGGMFFRNGSGALMTAYVAAGRLLGYYETELKSWDCLAGLVLLKEAGGQVNDFFRNDGLIRGNPYLVACPGVYQQLAEMIGPSLDG, encoded by the coding sequence ATGAATTCCGCACCATCAAGCCTCGATATCGAGGCGCGTTACAGCTGTGCCCGAACGCTTGCGCTGGAGGCGGCGCAACTGGGCATGAGTCATTACCGGCAACGCAATACGCTGCTTGTCGAGCACAAGGGCAACGACCTGCAGGATGTTGTCAGCATCGCCGACAGGCAGATAGAAGACTTCATCCGCGCCCGGCTGGCGGAGCGCTTTCCGGAGGATGGCTTTCTCGGAGAGGAGAGCGGTAGCTCTGATCTGGCAGCTCGTTGCGTCTGGGTTATCGATCCCATCGATGGGACTGCCTGCTTCGTCAATGGTCTGCACAACTGGTGCGTGTCCATCGGCCTGCTGATCGACGGCGAGCCGCATCTGGGTGCAATTGCCGACCCCAATCACAATGAGCTCTTTCACGGTTGCCTGGGGCAGGGCGCGTTCGTCAATGACACGCCGCTGAAGGTCAGCGCAGCGACGAATGTAGCCCAGGGCCTGACCGGCACGGGGACCTTTCATCCGCGTGGCAAGGAACACTTCATCCCGTTCCTGGAGAAACTGCTGGCTGAAGGCGGAATGTTTTTTCGCAACGGTTCCGGGGCCCTGATGACCGCTTACGTGGCAGCCGGGCGCCTGCTTGGCTATTACGAAACAGAACTCAAGAGCTGGGATTGTCTGGCTGGACTGGTTCTGTTGAAGGAGGCGGGAGGGCAGGTAAACGACTTCTTCCGCAATGACGGACTGATTCGCGGTAATCCCTATCTGGTGGCCTGTCCCGGGGTTTATCAGCAACTTGCCGAAATGATTGGTCCATCGCTGGATGGCTGA
- a CDS encoding CcdB family protein, whose protein sequence is MPQFAVHKNTNAATKAAVPFLLDVQSDLIAELGTRVVVPLYTATAMKGKTLRTLMPTFEIDDKQYVMVTPQLAGIAKRQLGAQVADLSAQRNEIIAALDLLITGI, encoded by the coding sequence ATGCCTCAGTTCGCAGTACACAAGAACACCAACGCTGCCACCAAGGCTGCCGTGCCCTTTCTGCTTGACGTGCAAAGCGACCTGATTGCCGAGCTCGGCACGAGGGTTGTAGTGCCTCTCTACACGGCTACTGCCATGAAAGGAAAGACGCTCAGAACCCTCATGCCAACGTTTGAAATTGATGACAAACAGTACGTGATGGTGACTCCGCAGCTGGCCGGCATCGCTAAGAGACAACTCGGCGCTCAAGTTGCTGACCTCTCAGCGCAGCGTAATGAAATAATTGCTGCTCTTGATTTGCTTATCACCGGCATTTGA
- a CDS encoding DUF6173 family protein, with translation MNHTDLMSGLRPELMLPPKDHNLADEFHRRLINWINEFHKSLDEEHEVGARLVNFGQAITFHVEDIGYWNPSLISFQGRNELGEPVELIQHVSQISILLVAMKRENIQQPKRPIGFASWEEYEQQKT, from the coding sequence ATGAATCATACTGATTTAATGAGCGGACTTAGGCCAGAGCTAATGCTTCCGCCAAAAGATCATAATCTAGCCGATGAATTTCATCGGAGGCTGATCAACTGGATAAATGAATTTCACAAGTCTTTAGATGAAGAACATGAAGTCGGTGCAAGACTCGTTAACTTCGGGCAAGCAATTACCTTTCATGTTGAAGATATTGGTTATTGGAATCCATCTTTGATTTCCTTTCAGGGAAGAAATGAACTGGGCGAGCCAGTAGAGCTAATTCAACACGTATCCCAAATTAGTATTCTTCTTGTGGCTATGAAGCGAGAAAATATTCAGCAGCCCAAAAGACCTATAGGCTTTGCAAGCTGGGAAGAATATGAGCAGCAAAAAACATAA
- a CDS encoding helicase-related protein: MRKGETRHRNTISLERLQRFLSWAAERHPEFVPKKKHPEAWYTTYIGHQPPELGRAARLFWLGLDEAAVESVLQTPDPTSLIGRLLNRDLNDFSCAVDIHGIEKTFDCGPVQNLLEPDIALRIEPSASSDEFDLHVRDAIQALVLSRLRVLEKPFASMSEDQKLQSLERLQPKLSRLDDFANKAVDILNDVLHELRYVVELRHGAVALDMQRRIPAGQGHVLSAREVAERKEEDRQELVAKFEMMIEEASDFDLQVLGEKRLTEVFMMEPKKLRRTIRFARQDHKEKMAFAMLLESDPRFMHYHNLYPARRLTRTWTALLGPTNSGKTHRAIEAMTAVTHAIYLSPLRLMALENQERIESMGVPCSLVTGEEEIIREGATHFCCTVEEFARFRSQHWDVVVIDEVQMMADSQRGWAWVDALVSAYTPELIMTGPMLIQPSLKTLCDLCEDHLVVKRTKRLSPVEVARRATSLKQLDEGSMLVAFSRKTVLELKALLEMTGKSVSVVYGALSPEVRREQARRFREGEADLMVATDAVGMGLNLPAHTLCFYTDEKYDGIQNRQLRVQEVKQIGGRAGRFGHHDSGTITALDGQTLQSIRQLFYSADQPVDLTQFQVRPSIEHLRAIAELMEDSSLLRAWLTFNRNINYGAEFISILPDELAEWIKLIDDPQIDLSLRWIFACTPIRGGLDSPAATHAQQWLKKVAQDKQVELPRLFIEADLATLESTLHIIETYLHLARTLPAHFPALEQAESHRSLLNEAITRELSRRRKPRSSDRRRVSGAASNCQKCGKAMPVLSRQFRLCQSCFRNQRQ, translated from the coding sequence ATGCGCAAAGGTGAAACCAGGCACCGCAACACCATCAGCCTGGAACGGCTGCAACGCTTTCTAAGCTGGGCTGCCGAGCGGCACCCCGAGTTCGTGCCGAAGAAAAAGCATCCCGAAGCCTGGTACACCACCTATATCGGCCACCAGCCGCCGGAACTTGGTCGGGCTGCTCGCCTGTTCTGGTTGGGGCTGGATGAAGCGGCCGTTGAATCGGTTTTGCAAACGCCCGATCCGACCAGCCTGATCGGTCGCCTGCTCAATCGCGATCTCAACGACTTCAGCTGCGCCGTCGATATCCACGGCATAGAGAAAACCTTCGACTGCGGCCCGGTCCAGAACCTGTTGGAACCCGACATCGCCCTGCGGATCGAGCCCAGCGCCTCCAGCGATGAATTCGACCTGCATGTACGCGACGCCATTCAGGCCCTGGTACTGAGCCGCTTGCGCGTGCTGGAAAAACCCTTCGCCAGCATGAGCGAAGACCAAAAGCTGCAGAGCCTGGAACGTCTGCAACCCAAGCTCTCGCGTCTCGACGACTTCGCCAACAAGGCCGTGGATATCCTCAACGACGTCCTGCACGAGTTGCGCTACGTGGTCGAACTTCGTCACGGAGCCGTTGCGCTGGATATGCAGCGACGCATTCCCGCAGGCCAGGGCCATGTGCTCAGTGCACGCGAAGTGGCCGAGCGCAAGGAGGAAGATCGCCAGGAACTGGTCGCCAAGTTCGAGATGATGATCGAGGAAGCCAGCGACTTTGATCTGCAGGTGCTGGGCGAAAAGCGCCTGACCGAAGTGTTCATGATGGAGCCGAAGAAGCTGCGCCGCACCATCCGCTTCGCCCGCCAGGACCACAAGGAAAAGATGGCCTTCGCGATGTTGCTGGAAAGCGACCCGCGCTTTATGCACTACCACAACCTTTATCCGGCACGGCGCCTGACACGCACCTGGACCGCCCTCCTCGGCCCCACCAACAGCGGCAAGACCCACCGCGCCATAGAAGCGATGACCGCCGTCACCCATGCCATCTACCTATCGCCCCTGCGCCTGATGGCGCTGGAAAATCAGGAACGCATCGAATCCATGGGCGTGCCCTGCTCGCTCGTCACCGGTGAAGAGGAAATCATCCGCGAGGGCGCCACGCACTTCTGCTGCACCGTCGAGGAGTTCGCACGCTTTCGCAGCCAGCACTGGGATGTGGTGGTCATTGACGAAGTGCAGATGATGGCCGACTCACAGCGCGGCTGGGCCTGGGTTGATGCGCTGGTCAGCGCCTATACGCCGGAGCTGATCATGACCGGGCCCATGCTGATCCAGCCCTCGCTAAAGACGTTGTGCGATCTCTGTGAAGACCACCTGGTGGTCAAGCGCACCAAGCGCCTGTCGCCAGTGGAAGTCGCCCGCCGCGCCACCTCACTCAAACAGCTGGACGAAGGCTCGATGCTGGTGGCCTTCAGCCGCAAAACCGTACTGGAGCTAAAAGCCCTGCTGGAAATGACCGGCAAGAGTGTTTCCGTGGTCTACGGCGCGTTGTCGCCGGAAGTACGCCGCGAGCAGGCCCGGCGCTTTCGTGAGGGCGAGGCTGACCTGATGGTCGCCACCGATGCCGTCGGCATGGGCCTCAATCTGCCCGCCCATACGTTGTGCTTCTACACGGATGAAAAGTACGACGGCATCCAGAACCGTCAGCTACGGGTTCAGGAGGTCAAGCAGATCGGCGGCCGCGCCGGGCGCTTCGGTCACCACGACAGCGGCACCATTACTGCGCTAGACGGCCAGACGCTGCAATCCATTCGCCAGCTGTTCTACAGCGCCGACCAGCCGGTGGACCTTACGCAGTTCCAGGTGCGGCCCTCCATCGAACACCTGCGCGCCATCGCCGAACTGATGGAAGATTCCAGCCTGCTGCGCGCCTGGCTGACCTTCAACCGCAATATCAACTACGGCGCGGAATTTATCTCCATCCTGCCGGACGAGTTGGCCGAGTGGATCAAGCTGATCGACGACCCGCAGATCGACCTGTCGCTGCGCTGGATCTTCGCCTGCACCCCGATTCGCGGCGGCCTCGACAGCCCCGCCGCCACCCACGCCCAGCAGTGGCTAAAGAAGGTCGCGCAGGACAAGCAGGTCGAACTGCCGCGCCTGTTTATCGAAGCCGACCTGGCCACGCTGGAAAGCACGCTGCACATCATCGAAACCTACCTGCACCTGGCCCGCACCCTACCCGCCCACTTCCCCGCCCTGGAACAGGCCGAAAGCCACCGCAGCCTGCTTAACGAAGCCATCACCCGCGAGCTTTCGCGACGACGCAAACCCCGTAGTTCTGACCGCAGGCGCGTATCGGGTGCAGCCAGCAACTGCCAGAAATGCGGCAAGGCGATGCCCGTGCTTAGCCGGCAGTTTCGGCTTTGTCAGAGCTGTTTTCGGAATCAGCGGCAATAG
- a CDS encoding phospholipase D-like domain-containing protein, whose amino-acid sequence MKFFANKVNGGFLRNVLPQPEIEVDWVKAAIAYGSDWSTLIENCIKNRRRLDIWMRYDHTVPVAPPLLRKLLNSTSQNVFCYLIPDVLHAKVIWWKGYGVYVGSANLTDRAWNSNIEFGVFLPENDLERSGEISEIESFFAALEGCDAAFDLTEDVIQEQERLSALRSKREEALNKEAEALRKVKKWDGPAGVVTRERANERQKNSFVQEWRNGLAILKTIADIAPQYRPSWLNEDVPAPWQADQFLHAYYYNEVVDGPRHPYDDYYAKHKGDPASATKSALRWWSKLPSPPSNEDENCHFRAPLIRDRLSPSGLNAMTVDQFAEVCLANHSTMDHVRRMTNEELGVPESEDLGSNERAEAFARLLWSKRNAQGESVVELLRFVLDGGPKDELPSRVYDAARSPSRKFPHLGPNQLAELAGWARPEMCPPRNGRTSKGLKALGYNVKV is encoded by the coding sequence GTGAAGTTCTTTGCTAACAAGGTGAATGGCGGCTTCCTGCGTAATGTCCTTCCGCAACCGGAGATCGAAGTTGATTGGGTGAAGGCGGCTATTGCATACGGTAGCGACTGGTCCACGCTAATTGAAAACTGCATAAAGAATCGGCGGCGGTTAGACATATGGATGAGATACGATCACACCGTGCCGGTGGCACCGCCCTTGCTACGAAAGCTTCTTAATAGCACAAGCCAGAATGTATTCTGCTACCTAATCCCCGACGTACTGCATGCAAAAGTTATCTGGTGGAAAGGGTACGGCGTATATGTCGGCTCTGCCAACCTCACCGATCGGGCATGGAATTCGAACATTGAATTTGGAGTCTTCTTGCCGGAGAACGACCTGGAAAGAAGCGGTGAGATATCAGAGATCGAGTCTTTTTTTGCTGCGTTAGAAGGGTGTGATGCTGCCTTTGATCTTACTGAAGATGTAATCCAGGAGCAGGAGAGACTCTCGGCTCTTCGATCAAAGCGAGAGGAGGCACTAAATAAGGAGGCCGAGGCCCTTAGAAAGGTCAAGAAATGGGATGGGCCGGCGGGTGTGGTGACTCGTGAGAGAGCGAATGAGCGGCAAAAGAATAGCTTTGTCCAAGAGTGGCGAAATGGGCTTGCGATCCTAAAAACTATTGCTGACATCGCGCCACAGTACCGGCCTTCTTGGCTTAACGAAGATGTTCCTGCGCCATGGCAGGCAGACCAGTTCCTACACGCGTATTACTACAATGAAGTAGTGGATGGGCCAAGGCATCCGTATGATGATTACTACGCCAAACATAAGGGCGACCCGGCAAGCGCGACAAAGAGTGCGCTCAGGTGGTGGTCAAAATTGCCGTCCCCGCCATCAAATGAGGATGAAAATTGCCATTTCCGAGCGCCGCTCATACGTGATCGTTTATCGCCGTCTGGTCTGAACGCTATGACGGTGGATCAATTTGCAGAGGTTTGCTTGGCTAACCACTCGACAATGGATCATGTTCGTCGGATGACCAACGAGGAGTTGGGTGTTCCTGAAAGTGAAGATCTAGGCAGTAATGAGCGTGCAGAAGCCTTCGCCAGACTTCTTTGGTCAAAAAGGAATGCGCAAGGAGAGAGTGTGGTTGAGCTGCTTCGGTTTGTCCTCGACGGAGGGCCAAAAGATGAGCTCCCTTCCCGAGTTTATGACGCGGCCAGATCTCCCAGTAGAAAGTTCCCTCATCTCGGCCCAAATCAACTCGCAGAGCTTGCTGGCTGGGCGCGCCCTGAAATGTGCCCCCCGAGGAATGGACGCACAAGTAAAGGGCTGAAGGCGCTCGGTTATAACGTGAAAGTGTGA
- a CDS encoding type II toxin-antitoxin system CcdA family antitoxin, whose protein sequence is MPAAYNPNAPKRAANLSVNGDLLNKAKELDINLSATLEQALAEILKKKQREQWLAENRKAIDAYNEHVEAHGVFSDDLRSF, encoded by the coding sequence ATGCCTGCCGCCTATAACCCCAACGCTCCCAAACGAGCTGCCAACCTCAGCGTTAACGGTGACTTGCTCAATAAAGCCAAGGAACTGGATATCAACCTCTCCGCGACATTGGAGCAGGCTCTGGCTGAGATTCTGAAGAAGAAACAGCGCGAGCAATGGTTGGCAGAGAATCGGAAGGCCATCGATGCCTACAACGAACATGTGGAAGCTCACGGCGTGTTCAGCGACGACCTACGGAGTTTCTGA
- a CDS encoding STAS/SEC14 domain-containing protein translates to MFHVTRIGDSRIDVDFSGKLDSNEMRFALDELMRKSEGIEHGQMLCRIGDFDWPTLGAVAVELSRIPEVFRFIRRFDRCAVVCAREWVRKASVLEGTLIPGLAVKAFDTHQLTEAHYWLEDMP, encoded by the coding sequence ATGTTCCATGTAACCCGCATTGGCGATTCACGCATCGACGTGGATTTTTCCGGCAAGCTCGACAGCAACGAAATGCGCTTCGCCCTTGATGAGCTGATGAGGAAGTCAGAGGGCATCGAGCACGGCCAGATGCTTTGCCGCATCGGTGATTTCGACTGGCCGACCTTGGGTGCAGTTGCCGTTGAGCTGTCACGCATTCCCGAAGTATTCCGCTTTATCCGCCGCTTCGACCGCTGCGCTGTGGTTTGCGCCCGAGAGTGGGTGCGCAAGGCCAGTGTTCTGGAAGGCACGCTGATACCGGGCCTTGCAGTAAAGGCATTCGACACCCATCAACTGACGGAGGCGCATTACTGGCTTGAAGACATGCCGTAA
- the glpD gene encoding glycerol-3-phosphate dehydrogenase, translated as MTDPTRTTSEPYDIAVIGGGINGVGIAADAAGRGLSVVLCERDDLASHTSSASSKLIHGGLRYLEHYEFRLVRESLAEREVLLAKAPHIIRPLRFILPHRPHLRPAWMIRLGLFLYDHLGKRKRLSPSRSLRFGEDSPLKPNIRRGFEYSDCQVDDARLVLLNAMAAREKGAHIHTRTQCTSARRIESIWHIELQRADGSCFSLQAKALVNATGPWVAQFLEENLQQSSPYGLRLVQGSHIIVPRMHDGEQAYILQNEDQRIVFALPYLDRYTLIGTTDRDYEGDPAKVAITEEETRYLLDVCNAHFRRQLAQSDILHSFAGVRALRDDEAQHPAVVTRDYSLSLKTEQGAPLLSIFGGKLTTYRRLAEAALAELKPYFPDMGAPWTAHECLPGGEDMTTPQELLAEVLAKVRGIDEALARRWVNLYGSRVWTMLGEARSREELGECIGQDLYTREVDYLCREEWATEMDDILWRRTKLGLSFTDKERERLEQYLRAF; from the coding sequence GTGACCGACCCTACCCGCACCACCTCCGAGCCTTACGATATCGCCGTGATCGGCGGAGGCATCAACGGTGTGGGTATCGCGGCCGATGCGGCTGGCCGTGGGCTTTCGGTGGTGCTTTGTGAACGCGACGATCTCGCCAGCCATACCTCTTCGGCCAGCAGCAAGCTGATCCACGGTGGCCTGCGCTATCTCGAACATTACGAATTTCGCCTGGTGCGCGAATCGCTGGCCGAGCGCGAAGTGCTGCTCGCCAAGGCGCCGCATATCATCCGGCCGCTGCGGTTTATCCTGCCGCATCGGCCTCATTTGCGCCCCGCCTGGATGATTCGCCTGGGCCTGTTTCTCTACGATCACCTGGGCAAGCGCAAGCGGCTTTCGCCCTCACGCAGCCTGCGATTTGGGGAGGACAGCCCGCTCAAGCCGAACATCCGCCGTGGCTTTGAATACTCCGACTGCCAGGTGGACGACGCCCGCTTGGTGTTGCTCAACGCCATGGCTGCACGGGAAAAAGGCGCACATATCCATACCCGCACCCAATGCACTAGCGCCAGACGGATCGAGAGTATCTGGCATATCGAGCTGCAACGGGCGGACGGCAGCTGCTTTTCCCTGCAGGCCAAGGCCCTGGTGAATGCCACCGGCCCTTGGGTGGCGCAGTTTCTTGAGGAAAACCTGCAGCAATCATCACCCTATGGCCTGCGACTGGTACAGGGCAGCCACATCATCGTGCCCAGGATGCACGACGGCGAGCAGGCCTACATTCTGCAGAACGAGGACCAGCGCATCGTCTTCGCCCTTCCCTATCTGGACCGCTACACCCTGATCGGCACAACGGACCGCGACTATGAGGGCGACCCTGCCAAGGTGGCCATTACCGAGGAGGAAACCCGCTATCTGCTGGACGTATGCAACGCGCACTTCCGCCGCCAGCTTGCACAAAGCGACATCCTGCACAGCTTCGCCGGCGTTCGTGCGTTACGCGACGATGAGGCTCAGCATCCGGCGGTGGTCACGCGGGACTACAGCCTGTCGCTGAAAACGGAGCAAGGGGCTCCGCTGCTTTCGATATTCGGCGGCAAGCTGACAACCTATCGCCGGCTCGCCGAGGCCGCGCTGGCAGAGCTGAAACCATATTTTCCAGATATGGGCGCACCTTGGACTGCCCATGAATGCCTTCCCGGTGGCGAAGACATGACGACACCGCAGGAGTTGTTAGCCGAGGTGCTAGCGAAAGTTCGGGGCATTGACGAGGCATTGGCACGGCGCTGGGTGAATCTATATGGCAGCCGCGTTTGGACCATGCTTGGCGAGGCGCGCAGCAGGGAAGAATTGGGCGAATGCATCGGCCAGGATCTGTATACGAGGGAAGTGGACTATCTGTGCCGTGAGGAATGGGCGACCGAGATGGACGACATTCTTTGGCGCCGAACGAAGCTTGGGCTGAGTTTTACGGATAAGGAGCGGGAGCGGTTGGAGCAGTATCTCAGGGCTTTTTGA
- a CDS encoding DUF3597 domain-containing protein — protein sequence MSLFDKIKEKLGFGVSNEAHKSAAPNSGAGQHPTDTVVDSERPNTVSNATSTPPAASAPTTSAVDVPAKLDGMAASHSEQLNWRTSIVDLLKLLGLDSSLQARKELASELGCPPAQMADSAQMNMWLHRTVMHKLAEHGGNVPPELRT from the coding sequence ATGAGCCTGTTCGACAAAATCAAGGAAAAGCTGGGGTTTGGCGTTAGCAATGAGGCGCACAAATCAGCCGCTCCCAACTCCGGTGCCGGTCAGCATCCCACTGATACGGTGGTGGATTCGGAGCGGCCGAATACTGTCAGCAACGCCACCAGCACTCCGCCCGCGGCATCAGCTCCCACAACCTCAGCCGTTGATGTACCGGCCAAGCTCGACGGCATGGCCGCCAGCCATTCTGAACAGCTGAACTGGCGCACCTCCATCGTCGATCTGCTCAAGCTATTGGGCCTGGACAGCAGCCTGCAGGCACGCAAGGAGTTGGCCAGCGAACTGGGTTGCCCGCCGGCGCAGATGGCTGACTCGGCGCAGATGAACATGTGGTTGCATCGCACCGTAATGCACAAGCTGGCGGAACACGGTGGAAACGTACCGCCGGAGCTGCGTACCTGA